The following are encoded in a window of Leptodactylus fuscus isolate aLepFus1 chromosome 9, aLepFus1.hap2, whole genome shotgun sequence genomic DNA:
- the LOC142218770 gene encoding 2-epi-5-epi-valiolone synthase-like: protein MPAGDLYTLTPVRGTTKPETAGTRTKQKEYQLIQVKNTWCCVESGQDIPTTWNQDQVIVSQAKIGETISESGVSWTVKTPIYFCYKVIETQNLLDPNNKTLLYGHVSDPQEIQVDQKKIQKRLVVIDLTVDQLYGAKVRKYFEANNVTYKILPLETTEETKSMELVLTILEEVHKFGIDRRTEPIIAIGGGVCLDVVGLAASLYRRRTPYIRVPTTLLSYVDASVGAKNGVNFCNCKNKLGSYTPPAATFLDRSFIQTIPRRQISNGLGEILKMALMKHKRLFELLESHGKYLLDTKFQSRNGLASHGDAALTTTRLAIQTMLEELAPNLWEDDLERLVDYGHVISPELEMKVLPALMHGEAVNIDMAFMTYVSYESGLISADEKKRTIQCMRTLELPVWHKDCTLPLIKKALEERFKHSGGKLRLPLPTGLGTAEIFNDINEDTMKRAFKTWTEECQELSS from the exons ATGCCTGCAGGAGACCTGTACACTTTGACCCCAGTCAGAGGGACAACCAAGCCTGAGACTGCAGGAACCAGGACCAAGCAGAAAGAATACCAGCTGATACAGGTGAAGAACACTTGGTGTTGCGTGGAAAGTGGGCAAGACATTCCAACAACATGGAATCAGGATCAAGTGATTGTATCTCAGGCCAAAAT AGGCGAGACCATATCGGAGTCGGGTGTCTCCTGGACCGTGAAAACTCCCATTTACTTTTGTTATAAAGTGATCGAAACCCAAAATCTTCTAGATCCCAATAACAAGACCCTGCTTTATGGCCATGTGTCTGATCCTCAAGAAATTCAGGTTGACCAAAAGAAGATCCAGAAGCGGTTGGTTGTGATAGACCTGACTGTAGATCAGTTATATGGTGCCAAAGTCAGAAAGTATTTTGAGGCCAACAATGTCACTTATAAGATCCTTCCTCTCGAGACAACGGAAGAAACCAAGTCCATGGAGCTGGTCTTGACCATACTCGAAGAAGTCCACAAATTTGGAATTGACAGACGCACTGAACCCATCATAGCCATTGGAGGTGGGGTTTGCTTGGATGTTGTTGGTCTTGCTGCCTCTCTTTACAGGAGACGAACCCCATACATACGAGTTCCCACAACTCTTCTGTCGTATGTGGATGCAAGTGTGGGAGCAAAGAATGGGGTGAACTTCTGCAACTGTAAGAACAAGCTAGGAAGCTACACTCCTCCCGCAGCCACATTTCTTGACAGATCTTTCATACAGACCATTCCACGACGTCAGATTTCCAATGGTCTTGGCGAAATATTGAAG ATGGCTTTAATGAAGCATAAGAGGTTGTTTGAGCTCCTGGAAAGTCATGGGAAGTATCTTTTAGACACAAAGTTTCAATCCAGGAATGGTCTTGCTAGCCATGGAGATGCTGCACTAACAACCACAAGACTAGCCATTCAGACAATGTTGGAAGAGCTTGCGCCTAACCTGTGGGAGGATGATCTTGAAAGACTGGTGGACTATGGACATGTCATCAGCCCAGAACTTGAAATG AAAGTTCTTCCAGCTCTCATGCATGGAGAAGCGGTAAACATTGATATGGCTTTTATGACATATGTCTCCTATGAAAGTGGACTCATCTCAGCCGACGAGAAAAAACGGACCATACAGTGCATGAGAACCCTGGAACTTCCTGTCTGGCACAAGGATTGTACCCTACCACTCATAAAGAAGGCTCTAGAGGAGAGGTTCAAGCACAGTGGTGGAAAACTACGACTTCCACTGCCTACTGGACTTGGTACTGCAG AAATATTTAACGATATAAATGAAGACACAATGAAAAGAGCTTTCAAGACGTGGACGGAAGAATGTCAAGAGTTATCCTCCTAG